A single Seriola aureovittata isolate HTS-2021-v1 ecotype China chromosome 19, ASM2101889v1, whole genome shotgun sequence DNA region contains:
- the LOC130187258 gene encoding protein EFR3 homolog B isoform X2: MTGVCGCCGALRPRYKRLVDNIFPEDPEDGLVKANMEKLTFYALSAPEKLDRIGAYLSERLSRDVARHRYGYVCIAMEALDQLLMACHCQSINLFVESFLKMVRKLLESDKPSLQILGTNSFVKFANIEEDTPSYHRSYDFFVSRFSEMCHSSYEDPDIRTKIRMAGIKGLQGVVRKTVNDELQANIWDPQHMDKIVPSLLFNLQSGERTESRSPSPLQASEKEKESPVELTERCFRELLGRAAYGNIKNAITPVLMHLDNHSLWEGKTFAVRCFKIIMYSIQSQHSHLVIQQLLGHLDANSKNSATVRAGIVEVLLEAAAIAASGSVGPTVLEVFNTLLRQLRLSVDYELTGSYDGSTNIGTKIIKAHEERQLQEAVIRTIGSFANTLPTYQRSEVMLFIMGKIPVPGVHLALPSTGSGPEGTRMIQVMLLKSLVQVTAGFQTTNMLTALPSSFLEPLLSFSLTEDPEVRLLVLQILLSLIDRHDNRPKFSNINIISDISVLKLKVDKCSRQDNLFMKKHGQQLYRHIYLGCKEQSSGRQHYETLFALLGLLSVELANEEVVVDLIRLALALQDLALSTDEALPVYNRCAVHALAAAYLNLICQLTTVPAFCQHIHEVIEVRQKESPFLLPEDVFIDHPKLPSSLEKVEGDVLFLQSKITEVLGGSGYNTERLATPYVPQYTDEDRLSKRKSIGETISVQVEVESRNSPEKEERTPAEEITFETLKNAIVDSVGMEEQERERRRQVVEKFQKAPFEEIAAHCGARATLLQSKLNQIFEITIRPPPSPSGTISSGYGQTQSRSVPIYEMKFPDLCVY; encoded by the exons GGGTTTGTGGTTGTTGCGGGGCACTCAGGCCTCGGTACAAGCGCCTGGTAGACAACATCTTCCCAGAAGACCCAGAG GATGGGCTAGTGAAAGCCAACATGGAGAAGCTGACATTCTACGCCCTGTCAGCTCCAGAGAAGCTCGACCGTATCGGAGCTTACCTGTCTGAGAGATTGTCAAGGGATGTGGCCCGACACAGATACGG gTATGTGTGCATAGCCATGGAAGCCCTGGACCAGCTGCTGATGGCCTGCCACTGTCAGAGCATCAACCTGTTTGTGGAGAGCTTTCTTAAGATGGTGCGGAAGCTGCTAGAGTCAGATAAACCCAGCCTACAGATCCTAGGAACAAACTCG tttGTGAAGTTTGCCAACATAGAAGAAGATACACCATCGTACCACCGCAGTTATGACTTCTTTGTGTCGCGCTTCAGTGAGATGTGCCACTCTAGCTACGAGGACCCTGATATCCGCACCAA GATCCGCATGGCAGGTATCAAAGGCCTGCAGGGTGTGGTGAGAAAGACTGTGAATGATGAGCTACAAGCTAACATCTGGGACCCTCAGCACATGGACAAGATCGTCCCTTCTCTGCTTTTCAACCTGCAGAGTGGAGAGCGTACAGAGAG CCGCTCCCCCTCTCCGTTGCAGGcgtcagagaaggagaaggaaagcCCGGTGGAGCTGACGGAGCGCTGCTTCAGGGAGCTGCTGGGGCGAGCCGCCTATGGCAATATCAAGAATGCCATCACACCCGTGCTGAT GCACTTAGATAACCACTCTCTATGGGAAGGGAAGACTTTTGCAGTGCGTTGCTTCAAAATCATCATGTACTCCATCCAG TCCCAGCACTCTCACTTGGTAATCCAGCAGCTTCTTGGTCACCTGGATGCTAACAGCAAGAACTCAGCCACAGTGCGTGCAGGGATAGTGGAAGTTTTGCTGGAGGCAGCCGCCATCGCAGCCAGCGGCTCTGTGG GCCCCACAGTGCTGGAAGTCTTTAACACCCTGCTGCGGCAGCTTCGTCTGAGTGTGGACTACGAGTTGACCGGTTCCTATGACGGCAGCACCAACATTGGCACCAAGATCATCAAAGCTCATGAGGAGAGGCAGCTGCAGGAGGCTGTTATCAGGACCATCG GTTCATTTGCCAACACTCTACCAACAtaccagaggtcagaggttatGCTCTTCATAATGGGCAAGATCCCAGTCCCTGGGGTTCATCTAGCTCTGCCGTCCACAGGCTCTGG GCCTGAGGGTACCAGGATGATTCAGGTTATGTTACTAAAGTCCTTGGTCCAG GTGACGGCAGGTTTCCAGACCACCAACATGCTGACAGCACTGCCCAGCTCGTTCCTGGAACCGCTGCTTTCCTTCTCTCTAACCGAGGATCCAGAGGTTCGACTGCTGGTGCTTCAAATCCTTCTCAGTCTCATTGACCGGCACGACAACAGGCCCAAGTTCTCCAACATTAA CATCATCTCGGACATCTCTGTGCTCAAGCTGAAAGTTGACAAGTGTTCCAGACAGGACAACTTATTCATGAAAAAG CACGGCCAGCAGCTGTACCGACACATCTACTTGGGCTGTaaggagcagagcagcggtCGGCAACACTACGAGACCCTTTTCGCTCTGTTGGGCCTTCTCAGTGTGGAACTGGCAAACgaagaggtggtggtggatctCATTCGCCTGGCACTTGCATTGCAG GACCTGGCTCTGTCCACCGACGAGGCTCTGCCTGTTTATAACCGCTGTGCTGTTCATGCCCTCGCCGCCGCCTACCTCAACCTCATCTGCCAGCTCACCACCGTCCCAGCCTTCTGCCAGCACATTCACGAG GTAATTGAggtcagacagaaagaaagcCCCTTCCTTTTGCCTGAGGATGTCTTCATTGATCACCCCAA GCTGCCTTCTTCACTGGAGAAGGTAGAAGGGGACGTGTTGTTCCTCCAGTCAAAGATCACTGAGGTCCTTGGAGGTAGTGGTtacaacacagagagactggCTACGCCTTATGTCCCACAGTATACAG ATGAGGATCGTCTGTCCAAGAGAAAGAGCATTGGTGAGACCATCTCAGtccaggtggaggtggagtcCCGAAACAGtccagagaaagaggag AGGACACCTGCAGAGGAGATCACATTTGAAACCCTGAAAAATGCCATTG TGGACAGTGTGGGtatggaggagcaggagagggagcgAAGGAGACAAGTGGTGGAGAAGTTTCAGAAGGCCCCCTTTGAAGAGATAGCTGCCCACTGTGGAGCCAGG GCCACTCTACTGCAGAGCAAACTAAATCAAATCTTTGAGATTACAATCAG ACCCCCACCCAGCCCATCTGGAACCATTTCATCAGGTTACGGCCAAACCCAGAGTCGATCTGTACCCATCTACGAGATGAAGTTTCCCGACCTTTGTGTGTATTAA
- the LOC130187258 gene encoding protein EFR3 homolog B isoform X4, giving the protein MEKLTFYALSAPEKLDRIGAYLSERLSRDVARHRYGYVCIAMEALDQLLMACHCQSINLFVESFLKMVRKLLESDKPSLQILGTNSFVKFANIEEDTPSYHRSYDFFVSRFSEMCHSSYEDPDIRTKIRMAGIKGLQGVVRKTVNDELQANIWDPQHMDKIVPSLLFNLQSGERTESRSPSPLQASEKEKESPVELTERCFRELLGRAAYGNIKNAITPVLMHLDNHSLWEGKTFAVRCFKIIMYSIQSQHSHLVIQQLLGHLDANSKNSATVRAGIVEVLLEAAAIAASGSVGPTVLEVFNTLLRQLRLSVDYELTGSYDGSTNIGTKIIKAHEERQLQEAVIRTIGSFANTLPTYQRSEVMLFIMGKIPVPGVHLALPSTGSGPEGTRMIQVMLLKSLVQVTAGFQTTNMLTALPSSFLEPLLSFSLTEDPEVRLLVLQILLSLIDRHDNRPKFSNINIISDISVLKLKVDKCSRQDNLFMKKHGQQLYRHIYLGCKEQSSGRQHYETLFALLGLLSVELANEEVVVDLIRLALALQDLALSTDEALPVYNRCAVHALAAAYLNLICQLTTVPAFCQHIHEVIEVRQKESPFLLPEDVFIDHPKLPSSLEKVEGDVLFLQSKITEVLGGSGYNTERLATPYVPQYTDEDRLSKRKSIGETISVQVEVESRNSPEKEERTPAEEITFETLKNAIVDSVGMEEQERERRRQVVEKFQKAPFEEIAAHCGARATLLQSKLNQIFEITIRPPPSPSGTISSGYGQTQSRSVPIYEMKFPDLCVY; this is encoded by the exons ATGGAGAAGCTGACATTCTACGCCCTGTCAGCTCCAGAGAAGCTCGACCGTATCGGAGCTTACCTGTCTGAGAGATTGTCAAGGGATGTGGCCCGACACAGATACGG gTATGTGTGCATAGCCATGGAAGCCCTGGACCAGCTGCTGATGGCCTGCCACTGTCAGAGCATCAACCTGTTTGTGGAGAGCTTTCTTAAGATGGTGCGGAAGCTGCTAGAGTCAGATAAACCCAGCCTACAGATCCTAGGAACAAACTCG tttGTGAAGTTTGCCAACATAGAAGAAGATACACCATCGTACCACCGCAGTTATGACTTCTTTGTGTCGCGCTTCAGTGAGATGTGCCACTCTAGCTACGAGGACCCTGATATCCGCACCAA GATCCGCATGGCAGGTATCAAAGGCCTGCAGGGTGTGGTGAGAAAGACTGTGAATGATGAGCTACAAGCTAACATCTGGGACCCTCAGCACATGGACAAGATCGTCCCTTCTCTGCTTTTCAACCTGCAGAGTGGAGAGCGTACAGAGAG CCGCTCCCCCTCTCCGTTGCAGGcgtcagagaaggagaaggaaagcCCGGTGGAGCTGACGGAGCGCTGCTTCAGGGAGCTGCTGGGGCGAGCCGCCTATGGCAATATCAAGAATGCCATCACACCCGTGCTGAT GCACTTAGATAACCACTCTCTATGGGAAGGGAAGACTTTTGCAGTGCGTTGCTTCAAAATCATCATGTACTCCATCCAG TCCCAGCACTCTCACTTGGTAATCCAGCAGCTTCTTGGTCACCTGGATGCTAACAGCAAGAACTCAGCCACAGTGCGTGCAGGGATAGTGGAAGTTTTGCTGGAGGCAGCCGCCATCGCAGCCAGCGGCTCTGTGG GCCCCACAGTGCTGGAAGTCTTTAACACCCTGCTGCGGCAGCTTCGTCTGAGTGTGGACTACGAGTTGACCGGTTCCTATGACGGCAGCACCAACATTGGCACCAAGATCATCAAAGCTCATGAGGAGAGGCAGCTGCAGGAGGCTGTTATCAGGACCATCG GTTCATTTGCCAACACTCTACCAACAtaccagaggtcagaggttatGCTCTTCATAATGGGCAAGATCCCAGTCCCTGGGGTTCATCTAGCTCTGCCGTCCACAGGCTCTGG GCCTGAGGGTACCAGGATGATTCAGGTTATGTTACTAAAGTCCTTGGTCCAG GTGACGGCAGGTTTCCAGACCACCAACATGCTGACAGCACTGCCCAGCTCGTTCCTGGAACCGCTGCTTTCCTTCTCTCTAACCGAGGATCCAGAGGTTCGACTGCTGGTGCTTCAAATCCTTCTCAGTCTCATTGACCGGCACGACAACAGGCCCAAGTTCTCCAACATTAA CATCATCTCGGACATCTCTGTGCTCAAGCTGAAAGTTGACAAGTGTTCCAGACAGGACAACTTATTCATGAAAAAG CACGGCCAGCAGCTGTACCGACACATCTACTTGGGCTGTaaggagcagagcagcggtCGGCAACACTACGAGACCCTTTTCGCTCTGTTGGGCCTTCTCAGTGTGGAACTGGCAAACgaagaggtggtggtggatctCATTCGCCTGGCACTTGCATTGCAG GACCTGGCTCTGTCCACCGACGAGGCTCTGCCTGTTTATAACCGCTGTGCTGTTCATGCCCTCGCCGCCGCCTACCTCAACCTCATCTGCCAGCTCACCACCGTCCCAGCCTTCTGCCAGCACATTCACGAG GTAATTGAggtcagacagaaagaaagcCCCTTCCTTTTGCCTGAGGATGTCTTCATTGATCACCCCAA GCTGCCTTCTTCACTGGAGAAGGTAGAAGGGGACGTGTTGTTCCTCCAGTCAAAGATCACTGAGGTCCTTGGAGGTAGTGGTtacaacacagagagactggCTACGCCTTATGTCCCACAGTATACAG ATGAGGATCGTCTGTCCAAGAGAAAGAGCATTGGTGAGACCATCTCAGtccaggtggaggtggagtcCCGAAACAGtccagagaaagaggag AGGACACCTGCAGAGGAGATCACATTTGAAACCCTGAAAAATGCCATTG TGGACAGTGTGGGtatggaggagcaggagagggagcgAAGGAGACAAGTGGTGGAGAAGTTTCAGAAGGCCCCCTTTGAAGAGATAGCTGCCCACTGTGGAGCCAGG GCCACTCTACTGCAGAGCAAACTAAATCAAATCTTTGAGATTACAATCAG ACCCCCACCCAGCCCATCTGGAACCATTTCATCAGGTTACGGCCAAACCCAGAGTCGATCTGTACCCATCTACGAGATGAAGTTTCCCGACCTTTGTGTGTATTAA
- the LOC130187258 gene encoding protein EFR3 homolog B isoform X1 produces the protein MPLPAPDVPASQRLALDCRTLLDHRVGKGVCGCCGALRPRYKRLVDNIFPEDPEDGLVKANMEKLTFYALSAPEKLDRIGAYLSERLSRDVARHRYGYVCIAMEALDQLLMACHCQSINLFVESFLKMVRKLLESDKPSLQILGTNSFVKFANIEEDTPSYHRSYDFFVSRFSEMCHSSYEDPDIRTKIRMAGIKGLQGVVRKTVNDELQANIWDPQHMDKIVPSLLFNLQSGERTESRSPSPLQASEKEKESPVELTERCFRELLGRAAYGNIKNAITPVLMHLDNHSLWEGKTFAVRCFKIIMYSIQSQHSHLVIQQLLGHLDANSKNSATVRAGIVEVLLEAAAIAASGSVGPTVLEVFNTLLRQLRLSVDYELTGSYDGSTNIGTKIIKAHEERQLQEAVIRTIGSFANTLPTYQRSEVMLFIMGKIPVPGVHLALPSTGSGPEGTRMIQVMLLKSLVQVTAGFQTTNMLTALPSSFLEPLLSFSLTEDPEVRLLVLQILLSLIDRHDNRPKFSNINIISDISVLKLKVDKCSRQDNLFMKKHGQQLYRHIYLGCKEQSSGRQHYETLFALLGLLSVELANEEVVVDLIRLALALQDLALSTDEALPVYNRCAVHALAAAYLNLICQLTTVPAFCQHIHEVIEVRQKESPFLLPEDVFIDHPKLPSSLEKVEGDVLFLQSKITEVLGGSGYNTERLATPYVPQYTDEDRLSKRKSIGETISVQVEVESRNSPEKEERTPAEEITFETLKNAIVDSVGMEEQERERRRQVVEKFQKAPFEEIAAHCGARATLLQSKLNQIFEITIRPPPSPSGTISSGYGQTQSRSVPIYEMKFPDLCVY, from the exons GGGTTTGTGGTTGTTGCGGGGCACTCAGGCCTCGGTACAAGCGCCTGGTAGACAACATCTTCCCAGAAGACCCAGAG GATGGGCTAGTGAAAGCCAACATGGAGAAGCTGACATTCTACGCCCTGTCAGCTCCAGAGAAGCTCGACCGTATCGGAGCTTACCTGTCTGAGAGATTGTCAAGGGATGTGGCCCGACACAGATACGG gTATGTGTGCATAGCCATGGAAGCCCTGGACCAGCTGCTGATGGCCTGCCACTGTCAGAGCATCAACCTGTTTGTGGAGAGCTTTCTTAAGATGGTGCGGAAGCTGCTAGAGTCAGATAAACCCAGCCTACAGATCCTAGGAACAAACTCG tttGTGAAGTTTGCCAACATAGAAGAAGATACACCATCGTACCACCGCAGTTATGACTTCTTTGTGTCGCGCTTCAGTGAGATGTGCCACTCTAGCTACGAGGACCCTGATATCCGCACCAA GATCCGCATGGCAGGTATCAAAGGCCTGCAGGGTGTGGTGAGAAAGACTGTGAATGATGAGCTACAAGCTAACATCTGGGACCCTCAGCACATGGACAAGATCGTCCCTTCTCTGCTTTTCAACCTGCAGAGTGGAGAGCGTACAGAGAG CCGCTCCCCCTCTCCGTTGCAGGcgtcagagaaggagaaggaaagcCCGGTGGAGCTGACGGAGCGCTGCTTCAGGGAGCTGCTGGGGCGAGCCGCCTATGGCAATATCAAGAATGCCATCACACCCGTGCTGAT GCACTTAGATAACCACTCTCTATGGGAAGGGAAGACTTTTGCAGTGCGTTGCTTCAAAATCATCATGTACTCCATCCAG TCCCAGCACTCTCACTTGGTAATCCAGCAGCTTCTTGGTCACCTGGATGCTAACAGCAAGAACTCAGCCACAGTGCGTGCAGGGATAGTGGAAGTTTTGCTGGAGGCAGCCGCCATCGCAGCCAGCGGCTCTGTGG GCCCCACAGTGCTGGAAGTCTTTAACACCCTGCTGCGGCAGCTTCGTCTGAGTGTGGACTACGAGTTGACCGGTTCCTATGACGGCAGCACCAACATTGGCACCAAGATCATCAAAGCTCATGAGGAGAGGCAGCTGCAGGAGGCTGTTATCAGGACCATCG GTTCATTTGCCAACACTCTACCAACAtaccagaggtcagaggttatGCTCTTCATAATGGGCAAGATCCCAGTCCCTGGGGTTCATCTAGCTCTGCCGTCCACAGGCTCTGG GCCTGAGGGTACCAGGATGATTCAGGTTATGTTACTAAAGTCCTTGGTCCAG GTGACGGCAGGTTTCCAGACCACCAACATGCTGACAGCACTGCCCAGCTCGTTCCTGGAACCGCTGCTTTCCTTCTCTCTAACCGAGGATCCAGAGGTTCGACTGCTGGTGCTTCAAATCCTTCTCAGTCTCATTGACCGGCACGACAACAGGCCCAAGTTCTCCAACATTAA CATCATCTCGGACATCTCTGTGCTCAAGCTGAAAGTTGACAAGTGTTCCAGACAGGACAACTTATTCATGAAAAAG CACGGCCAGCAGCTGTACCGACACATCTACTTGGGCTGTaaggagcagagcagcggtCGGCAACACTACGAGACCCTTTTCGCTCTGTTGGGCCTTCTCAGTGTGGAACTGGCAAACgaagaggtggtggtggatctCATTCGCCTGGCACTTGCATTGCAG GACCTGGCTCTGTCCACCGACGAGGCTCTGCCTGTTTATAACCGCTGTGCTGTTCATGCCCTCGCCGCCGCCTACCTCAACCTCATCTGCCAGCTCACCACCGTCCCAGCCTTCTGCCAGCACATTCACGAG GTAATTGAggtcagacagaaagaaagcCCCTTCCTTTTGCCTGAGGATGTCTTCATTGATCACCCCAA GCTGCCTTCTTCACTGGAGAAGGTAGAAGGGGACGTGTTGTTCCTCCAGTCAAAGATCACTGAGGTCCTTGGAGGTAGTGGTtacaacacagagagactggCTACGCCTTATGTCCCACAGTATACAG ATGAGGATCGTCTGTCCAAGAGAAAGAGCATTGGTGAGACCATCTCAGtccaggtggaggtggagtcCCGAAACAGtccagagaaagaggag AGGACACCTGCAGAGGAGATCACATTTGAAACCCTGAAAAATGCCATTG TGGACAGTGTGGGtatggaggagcaggagagggagcgAAGGAGACAAGTGGTGGAGAAGTTTCAGAAGGCCCCCTTTGAAGAGATAGCTGCCCACTGTGGAGCCAGG GCCACTCTACTGCAGAGCAAACTAAATCAAATCTTTGAGATTACAATCAG ACCCCCACCCAGCCCATCTGGAACCATTTCATCAGGTTACGGCCAAACCCAGAGTCGATCTGTACCCATCTACGAGATGAAGTTTCCCGACCTTTGTGTGTATTAA
- the LOC130187258 gene encoding protein EFR3 homolog B isoform X3, protein MYGVCGCCGALRPRYKRLVDNIFPEDPEDGLVKANMEKLTFYALSAPEKLDRIGAYLSERLSRDVARHRYGYVCIAMEALDQLLMACHCQSINLFVESFLKMVRKLLESDKPSLQILGTNSFVKFANIEEDTPSYHRSYDFFVSRFSEMCHSSYEDPDIRTKIRMAGIKGLQGVVRKTVNDELQANIWDPQHMDKIVPSLLFNLQSGERTESRSPSPLQASEKEKESPVELTERCFRELLGRAAYGNIKNAITPVLMHLDNHSLWEGKTFAVRCFKIIMYSIQSQHSHLVIQQLLGHLDANSKNSATVRAGIVEVLLEAAAIAASGSVGPTVLEVFNTLLRQLRLSVDYELTGSYDGSTNIGTKIIKAHEERQLQEAVIRTIGSFANTLPTYQRSEVMLFIMGKIPVPGVHLALPSTGSGPEGTRMIQVMLLKSLVQVTAGFQTTNMLTALPSSFLEPLLSFSLTEDPEVRLLVLQILLSLIDRHDNRPKFSNINIISDISVLKLKVDKCSRQDNLFMKKHGQQLYRHIYLGCKEQSSGRQHYETLFALLGLLSVELANEEVVVDLIRLALALQDLALSTDEALPVYNRCAVHALAAAYLNLICQLTTVPAFCQHIHEVIEVRQKESPFLLPEDVFIDHPKLPSSLEKVEGDVLFLQSKITEVLGGSGYNTERLATPYVPQYTDEDRLSKRKSIGETISVQVEVESRNSPEKEERTPAEEITFETLKNAIVDSVGMEEQERERRRQVVEKFQKAPFEEIAAHCGARATLLQSKLNQIFEITIRPPPSPSGTISSGYGQTQSRSVPIYEMKFPDLCVY, encoded by the exons GGGTTTGTGGTTGTTGCGGGGCACTCAGGCCTCGGTACAAGCGCCTGGTAGACAACATCTTCCCAGAAGACCCAGAG GATGGGCTAGTGAAAGCCAACATGGAGAAGCTGACATTCTACGCCCTGTCAGCTCCAGAGAAGCTCGACCGTATCGGAGCTTACCTGTCTGAGAGATTGTCAAGGGATGTGGCCCGACACAGATACGG gTATGTGTGCATAGCCATGGAAGCCCTGGACCAGCTGCTGATGGCCTGCCACTGTCAGAGCATCAACCTGTTTGTGGAGAGCTTTCTTAAGATGGTGCGGAAGCTGCTAGAGTCAGATAAACCCAGCCTACAGATCCTAGGAACAAACTCG tttGTGAAGTTTGCCAACATAGAAGAAGATACACCATCGTACCACCGCAGTTATGACTTCTTTGTGTCGCGCTTCAGTGAGATGTGCCACTCTAGCTACGAGGACCCTGATATCCGCACCAA GATCCGCATGGCAGGTATCAAAGGCCTGCAGGGTGTGGTGAGAAAGACTGTGAATGATGAGCTACAAGCTAACATCTGGGACCCTCAGCACATGGACAAGATCGTCCCTTCTCTGCTTTTCAACCTGCAGAGTGGAGAGCGTACAGAGAG CCGCTCCCCCTCTCCGTTGCAGGcgtcagagaaggagaaggaaagcCCGGTGGAGCTGACGGAGCGCTGCTTCAGGGAGCTGCTGGGGCGAGCCGCCTATGGCAATATCAAGAATGCCATCACACCCGTGCTGAT GCACTTAGATAACCACTCTCTATGGGAAGGGAAGACTTTTGCAGTGCGTTGCTTCAAAATCATCATGTACTCCATCCAG TCCCAGCACTCTCACTTGGTAATCCAGCAGCTTCTTGGTCACCTGGATGCTAACAGCAAGAACTCAGCCACAGTGCGTGCAGGGATAGTGGAAGTTTTGCTGGAGGCAGCCGCCATCGCAGCCAGCGGCTCTGTGG GCCCCACAGTGCTGGAAGTCTTTAACACCCTGCTGCGGCAGCTTCGTCTGAGTGTGGACTACGAGTTGACCGGTTCCTATGACGGCAGCACCAACATTGGCACCAAGATCATCAAAGCTCATGAGGAGAGGCAGCTGCAGGAGGCTGTTATCAGGACCATCG GTTCATTTGCCAACACTCTACCAACAtaccagaggtcagaggttatGCTCTTCATAATGGGCAAGATCCCAGTCCCTGGGGTTCATCTAGCTCTGCCGTCCACAGGCTCTGG GCCTGAGGGTACCAGGATGATTCAGGTTATGTTACTAAAGTCCTTGGTCCAG GTGACGGCAGGTTTCCAGACCACCAACATGCTGACAGCACTGCCCAGCTCGTTCCTGGAACCGCTGCTTTCCTTCTCTCTAACCGAGGATCCAGAGGTTCGACTGCTGGTGCTTCAAATCCTTCTCAGTCTCATTGACCGGCACGACAACAGGCCCAAGTTCTCCAACATTAA CATCATCTCGGACATCTCTGTGCTCAAGCTGAAAGTTGACAAGTGTTCCAGACAGGACAACTTATTCATGAAAAAG CACGGCCAGCAGCTGTACCGACACATCTACTTGGGCTGTaaggagcagagcagcggtCGGCAACACTACGAGACCCTTTTCGCTCTGTTGGGCCTTCTCAGTGTGGAACTGGCAAACgaagaggtggtggtggatctCATTCGCCTGGCACTTGCATTGCAG GACCTGGCTCTGTCCACCGACGAGGCTCTGCCTGTTTATAACCGCTGTGCTGTTCATGCCCTCGCCGCCGCCTACCTCAACCTCATCTGCCAGCTCACCACCGTCCCAGCCTTCTGCCAGCACATTCACGAG GTAATTGAggtcagacagaaagaaagcCCCTTCCTTTTGCCTGAGGATGTCTTCATTGATCACCCCAA GCTGCCTTCTTCACTGGAGAAGGTAGAAGGGGACGTGTTGTTCCTCCAGTCAAAGATCACTGAGGTCCTTGGAGGTAGTGGTtacaacacagagagactggCTACGCCTTATGTCCCACAGTATACAG ATGAGGATCGTCTGTCCAAGAGAAAGAGCATTGGTGAGACCATCTCAGtccaggtggaggtggagtcCCGAAACAGtccagagaaagaggag AGGACACCTGCAGAGGAGATCACATTTGAAACCCTGAAAAATGCCATTG TGGACAGTGTGGGtatggaggagcaggagagggagcgAAGGAGACAAGTGGTGGAGAAGTTTCAGAAGGCCCCCTTTGAAGAGATAGCTGCCCACTGTGGAGCCAGG GCCACTCTACTGCAGAGCAAACTAAATCAAATCTTTGAGATTACAATCAG ACCCCCACCCAGCCCATCTGGAACCATTTCATCAGGTTACGGCCAAACCCAGAGTCGATCTGTACCCATCTACGAGATGAAGTTTCCCGACCTTTGTGTGTATTAA